The Antarcticibacterium sp. 1MA-6-2 genome has a window encoding:
- a CDS encoding alpha-glucuronidase: MDYARANASIGINGTVLTNVNANSLILTPHYIEKVKALAGVFRPYGIKVYLTARFSSPIESGDLETADPLDPEVRKWWKKKAEEIYAEIPDFGGFLVKANSEGQPGPNNYGRSHVDGANMLAEAVAPHNGIVMWRAFVYSQHDPEDRAKQAYSEFVPFDGKFHDNVLVQVKNGPIDFQPREPFHPMFGAMPDTPLMMEFQITQEYLGFSSHLVYLPAMFKEVLDEDTFVNGEGSTVSKVVDGTLSNKKLTGIAGVANIGTAKNWTGHPFGQANWYGFGRLAWDPYLDSEEIAKEWLQMTFSNEEKFVEEVSEMMMASREAVVNYMTPLGLHHIMDTGHHYGPGPWIDNLGRPEWNPVYYHRADSLGVGFDRTATGSKALSQYAAPIVEKYNSVETTPEKYLLWFHHLPWDYQMGNGNTLWYNMAAKYQEGVEDVEEMVKTWNSMKEYVDDQSFEKTQMLLQIQLKEAKWWRNAVLLYFQQFSGMELPDFIPEPEHDLEYYQSLEFPYAPGISPSWH, from the coding sequence ATTGACTATGCCCGGGCTAATGCATCCATTGGAATTAACGGGACAGTACTAACAAACGTCAATGCCAATTCCCTAATTCTCACGCCTCATTATATCGAAAAAGTGAAAGCCCTGGCCGGGGTATTCAGGCCCTACGGTATTAAAGTCTACTTAACTGCTCGCTTTTCTTCGCCTATTGAGTCGGGAGATCTTGAAACTGCCGACCCTCTGGACCCGGAAGTAAGGAAATGGTGGAAAAAGAAAGCAGAGGAAATTTATGCTGAAATACCTGATTTTGGCGGATTCCTGGTAAAAGCAAATTCTGAAGGTCAACCCGGTCCTAATAACTATGGCAGATCTCATGTTGATGGAGCCAATATGCTGGCTGAAGCTGTTGCCCCTCACAATGGGATCGTGATGTGGCGTGCATTCGTATATTCTCAACACGATCCTGAAGACAGGGCTAAACAGGCTTATTCCGAATTTGTTCCTTTTGATGGAAAGTTTCACGACAATGTGCTGGTACAGGTCAAAAACGGGCCAATAGATTTTCAGCCACGGGAGCCTTTTCATCCTATGTTTGGTGCAATGCCAGATACTCCTCTTATGATGGAATTTCAAATTACCCAGGAATATCTTGGGTTTAGTTCCCACCTGGTGTATTTACCTGCCATGTTTAAAGAGGTTCTGGATGAAGATACTTTTGTAAATGGAGAAGGATCAACCGTGTCGAAAGTGGTTGACGGGACCTTGTCAAATAAAAAATTAACGGGAATTGCGGGAGTTGCCAATATTGGAACTGCAAAAAACTGGACAGGCCATCCTTTTGGGCAAGCTAACTGGTATGGTTTCGGTCGACTTGCCTGGGATCCTTATCTGGATTCTGAAGAGATTGCGAAAGAATGGTTACAAATGACCTTTTCTAATGAAGAAAAATTTGTGGAGGAGGTTAGCGAGATGATGATGGCTTCCCGGGAAGCAGTGGTAAATTATATGACCCCGTTGGGGCTTCACCATATAATGGATACGGGGCATCATTACGGCCCCGGCCCCTGGATTGACAATTTAGGTCGTCCTGAATGGAATCCTGTTTATTATCACAGGGCAGACTCTTTGGGAGTAGGTTTTGATCGCACGGCTACGGGGAGTAAAGCACTTTCACAGTATGCTGCTCCTATTGTGGAAAAATATAATTCCGTTGAAACCACTCCGGAAAAATACCTGCTTTGGTTCCATCACCTGCCCTGGGATTACCAAATGGGAAACGGTAATACCTTGTGGTATAATATGGCAGCAAAATACCAGGAGGGTGTGGAAGATGTAGAGGAGATGGTGAAGACCTGGAATTCCATGAAGGAGTATGTGGATGACCAAAGCTTTGAAAAGACTCAAATGCTGCTGCAAATTCAATTAAAAGAAGCGAAATGGTGGCGTAATGCAGTACTTCTGTACTTTCAGCAGTTTTCGGGCATGGAGTTACCCGATTTCATTCCTGAACCTGAACACGATCTAGAATATTATCAATCGCTGGAATTTCCTTATGCCCCTGGCATTAGTCCTTCCTGGCATTAA
- a CDS encoding TRAP transporter substrate-binding protein: protein MKKRLTLIFLVLSCFSCQKENETKFLKLGHSLGLSHPVHIAMEFFAKRVREKSGGKLIIEIYPSGQLGGERESLELLQIGSLAMTKVSSAVMENFSPKLQVFGYPYLFRDKEHRYQLYDSELGQELLAEGKQYWLKGLTYFDAGSRSFYTKNTKITRPENLEGLKIRVMESPTAINLVKTLGGSPTPVSWGELYTSLQQGVVDGAENNLPSFYSSRHYEIAKEFSVDEHTSIPDILVISTLIYDSLTTDEQKWLQESAREAAIKQRELWEEAETEALKEITAAGVNITYPNKGLFREKSLVLIEDLKTRDKALYQLVQEIKELN from the coding sequence ATGAAAAAACGGCTGACGCTTATCTTTCTTGTTTTATCCTGCTTCTCCTGTCAAAAGGAAAATGAGACAAAATTCCTTAAACTGGGGCATAGCCTGGGATTGTCTCACCCTGTTCACATAGCAATGGAATTTTTTGCAAAAAGGGTGCGTGAGAAGTCGGGAGGAAAGTTAATTATAGAAATTTATCCCAGCGGTCAATTGGGAGGAGAAAGAGAAAGCCTGGAACTTTTACAAATTGGCAGCCTGGCTATGACCAAAGTTTCTTCTGCCGTAATGGAAAATTTTTCTCCTAAACTACAGGTTTTTGGTTATCCTTATTTGTTCAGAGACAAAGAACACAGATACCAATTGTACGATAGCGAGCTTGGACAGGAACTGTTAGCTGAAGGAAAACAATACTGGCTTAAAGGTCTTACTTATTTTGATGCAGGCAGCAGGTCATTTTATACTAAAAACACAAAGATCACAAGACCTGAAAATCTTGAAGGTTTAAAAATTAGGGTAATGGAGAGTCCCACTGCCATTAATCTTGTGAAAACATTGGGAGGTTCACCTACCCCTGTGTCCTGGGGAGAACTCTACACCTCCCTGCAACAAGGAGTGGTTGATGGAGCTGAAAACAATCTCCCGAGTTTCTATTCCTCCAGGCACTACGAAATTGCCAAGGAATTTTCTGTAGATGAACATACCTCTATTCCTGACATTCTTGTAATAAGTACTCTAATATATGATAGCCTTACCACCGATGAACAAAAGTGGCTACAGGAAAGTGCCCGGGAAGCTGCTATAAAACAAAGGGAACTTTGGGAAGAAGCAGAGACAGAAGCTTTAAAAGAAATTACAGCAGCAGGAGTGAACATTACCTATCCAAATAAGGGGCTTTTCAGGGAAAAAAGTCTGGTTCTTATAGAAGATCTCAAAACCAGGGACAAAGCTTTGTATCAATTAGTACAGGAAATTAAAGAATTGAATTAA
- the uxaC gene encoding glucuronate isomerase: protein MKNFIDEDFLLETEAAKTLYHQYAKHLPIIDYHCHLPVKDIATDRNFQNLTELWIEGDHYKWRAMRTLGIPEKYITGDSTAEEKFEKWAETIPYTFRNPLYHWTHLELQRYFGITEILSPSNARKIFNQCNSLLSTPAYSTRNLLRKMEVKVVCTTDDPADDLEYHRQIAEDNFEIQILPTFRPDGLLNIESKEFNNYLKEIEQKTGIAITTIQSFLKAVEARVEHFHEHGCRLSDHGLEFTPAEDFTDEQLNDILQKKLDNSELNTEEVLVFKSGLMFHLGKFYALRNWSMQLHLGPIRDTNSRMLNDLGANAGVDSIGDFPQAKTLAKFLNSLDQIKSLPKTILYNVNPAENEVMASMAGNFMGDTPKGKIQHGAAWWFLDQKDGIEKHLNTISNMGLISCFVGMLTDSRSFLSVPRHEYFRRILCNLFGNDIEKQELPANFEWIGKIIQDICYHNAKEYFQFPELVKLEKQQ from the coding sequence ATGAAAAATTTTATAGATGAAGATTTCCTTTTGGAAACTGAGGCTGCAAAAACGCTGTATCACCAATATGCCAAACACCTCCCGATAATTGATTACCACTGCCATTTACCAGTAAAAGATATAGCTACTGATCGAAATTTTCAAAACCTTACTGAGCTTTGGATAGAGGGTGATCATTATAAATGGCGGGCAATGAGAACATTGGGGATTCCAGAAAAATATATTACAGGCGACAGCACAGCTGAGGAAAAATTCGAGAAATGGGCTGAAACCATACCATACACCTTTAGAAATCCTCTCTATCATTGGACACACCTGGAACTTCAGCGGTATTTTGGAATTACAGAAATCCTGAGCCCTTCCAATGCCCGAAAAATATTTAATCAATGTAATTCCCTTCTCTCGACTCCTGCTTACTCCACCCGAAATTTGCTCCGCAAAATGGAGGTGAAGGTGGTTTGCACGACCGATGACCCTGCAGATGATCTTGAATACCACCGCCAAATAGCTGAAGATAATTTTGAAATTCAAATCCTTCCCACCTTTAGGCCGGACGGGCTGTTGAACATTGAAAGTAAAGAGTTCAATAATTATTTAAAAGAAATAGAGCAAAAGACAGGAATAGCAATTACAACAATCCAATCTTTCCTGAAGGCAGTAGAAGCCAGAGTTGAACATTTCCATGAGCACGGCTGCAGACTCTCTGACCATGGTCTTGAATTTACTCCGGCTGAAGATTTTACTGATGAACAATTGAATGACATCCTTCAGAAAAAATTAGATAACAGTGAACTTAATACTGAAGAAGTACTGGTTTTTAAATCTGGTTTAATGTTCCATTTGGGTAAATTTTATGCTCTAAGGAACTGGTCAATGCAATTACACCTGGGACCCATTAGGGATACTAATTCCCGCATGTTAAATGATCTGGGTGCTAATGCCGGAGTAGATAGCATTGGGGATTTCCCGCAGGCAAAGACCCTGGCAAAATTTCTAAATTCTCTGGATCAAATAAAATCCCTTCCTAAAACCATATTATACAATGTTAACCCTGCAGAAAATGAAGTAATGGCATCAATGGCAGGAAATTTTATGGGAGACACTCCCAAGGGGAAGATCCAGCACGGTGCAGCCTGGTGGTTTTTGGATCAAAAAGATGGTATTGAAAAACATCTTAATACGATTTCAAATATGGGATTGATAAGTTGTTTTGTGGGAATGTTAACCGATAGCAGGAGTTTTCTATCGGTTCCCAGACATGAATACTTTAGAAGAATTTTGTGTAATTTGTTCGGGAATGATATAGAGAAGCAAGAACTTCCTGCAAATTTTGAATGGATTGGCAAAATTATTCAGGATATATGCTATCACAATGCTAAGGAATATTTTCAATTTCCTGAATTGGTAAAACTGGAAAAACAACAGTAA
- a CDS encoding sugar kinase yields MQKLVSLGEILMRLTCENYLRFSQAEKLEVGYGGSEANVLISAANFGKPSEFVSVLPNNDLGKAAVADLILNDVGTTNIIYRGEKLGSYFMERGAINRSGKIIYDRAYSAFSEIQREWFNWREILKDCDWFHWSGITPAVSKNAADVCRDAIKTAAEMGITISADLNYRANLWQYDVDPQEIMTEFVQQSHILLAGNFPCEKFFALQTEGLNNEELTKLLIDKFPNLEKIVVTNRKEINASHHTWSAFLFSNSKGYTSDTYEIFPIVDRVGTKR; encoded by the coding sequence ATGCAAAAACTTGTAAGCCTTGGCGAAATTCTAATGCGGTTAACCTGTGAAAATTATTTAAGGTTTTCACAAGCAGAAAAGTTGGAAGTTGGCTATGGTGGCAGTGAAGCAAACGTATTAATTTCAGCTGCAAATTTTGGAAAACCCAGTGAATTTGTATCTGTTCTTCCTAATAATGATCTTGGAAAAGCAGCAGTCGCAGACCTTATACTCAATGATGTTGGCACTACAAATATCATTTATAGAGGAGAAAAGCTTGGGTCTTATTTTATGGAAAGGGGCGCAATTAACCGCTCTGGAAAAATTATTTATGACCGGGCCTATTCTGCCTTTTCTGAAATTCAAAGGGAATGGTTTAACTGGAGGGAAATTTTAAAGGACTGTGATTGGTTTCATTGGTCTGGCATTACTCCTGCCGTTTCTAAAAATGCAGCAGATGTTTGCCGGGATGCTATAAAAACTGCAGCCGAAATGGGAATCACTATATCTGCAGATCTTAACTATCGTGCTAACCTTTGGCAGTATGATGTAGATCCACAGGAAATAATGACAGAATTTGTGCAGCAGAGCCATATCCTCCTGGCAGGAAATTTTCCCTGTGAGAAATTTTTTGCTCTTCAAACAGAAGGGTTAAACAACGAAGAACTAACTAAGCTTTTAATTGACAAATTCCCGAATTTAGAAAAGATTGTCGTTACCAACAGAAAAGAAATCAATGCATCCCACCATACCTGGTCAGCATTTCTATTTAGTAATTCCAAAGGATACACTTCAGATACTTATGAGATCTTCCCAATTGTAGACCGGGTAGGCACTAAGCGATAG
- a CDS encoding bifunctional 4-hydroxy-2-oxoglutarate aldolase/2-dehydro-3-deoxy-phosphogluconate aldolase, whose protein sequence is MRKHSRPEIATKLKETGLVPLFYHANSQIVKDVVLACYKGGARFFEFTNRGEFAHEVFAEVIRYSRKHCPEMILGVGSVTDAASASLYMSLGAEFVVSPVLREDVAKVCNRRKIHYLPGCGSLNEISIAEELGCEIIKLFPAAVYGPQFVKAVKGPQPWTSLMPSGGVSPDRENLKNWFDSGVFCVGMGSSLITKSLIEQGDYSALEKNVSNVLKIISEVRNE, encoded by the coding sequence ATGAGAAAACATTCAAGACCAGAGATAGCTACAAAATTAAAAGAAACGGGATTAGTTCCACTTTTTTACCATGCCAATTCACAAATTGTAAAAGATGTTGTGCTTGCCTGCTATAAAGGGGGAGCAAGATTTTTTGAGTTCACCAACAGAGGCGAATTTGCACACGAAGTTTTTGCTGAAGTAATAAGGTATTCACGTAAACACTGCCCCGAAATGATCCTTGGAGTAGGATCTGTAACAGATGCTGCTTCGGCTTCTTTGTATATGTCATTAGGTGCAGAATTTGTTGTTAGTCCGGTACTTAGGGAAGATGTTGCAAAGGTATGTAACCGCAGAAAAATACATTACCTGCCGGGTTGTGGTTCGCTAAATGAAATTTCCATTGCTGAAGAATTAGGTTGTGAAATTATTAAACTATTTCCCGCTGCCGTATATGGACCACAATTCGTGAAGGCAGTGAAAGGACCTCAACCCTGGACATCCCTTATGCCAAGTGGGGGTGTATCTCCAGACAGGGAGAATCTTAAAAACTGGTTTGATTCCGGAGTATTTTGTGTGGGAATGGGATCTTCTTTAATAACCAAAAGTTTAATTGAACAGGGAGATTATAGTGCTCTTGAAAAAAACGTGTCAAATGTTCTGAAGATAATTTCTGAAGTTAGGAACGAATGA
- a CDS encoding TRAP transporter small permease produces the protein MRKNLNLLLEWIVVILLIVMLLSVLWGVLTRYIYDDQSTWTDELARFMLIWVSILGAAYVSGKNAHIAIDLLPATFSKKKKFLLDIMTSIIITVFVFVTFLVGGLRYIYISFKLGQTSAALEIPMGYVYLVLPVAGALIIYFKILAILDARKALKLID, from the coding sequence ATGCGGAAGAATCTAAATCTATTGCTGGAATGGATCGTGGTTATTCTATTAATCGTAATGTTGCTAAGTGTTCTTTGGGGCGTATTGACACGTTATATTTACGACGACCAAAGTACCTGGACAGATGAGCTTGCCAGGTTTATGCTTATTTGGGTAAGTATCCTTGGAGCCGCCTATGTTTCCGGTAAAAATGCCCATATAGCAATTGATCTCTTACCAGCAACCTTTTCAAAAAAGAAAAAGTTTTTACTGGATATTATGACCAGTATTATTATCACAGTATTTGTTTTTGTAACCTTTCTCGTAGGAGGACTGCGTTATATATATATTTCTTTTAAGCTGGGACAAACTTCAGCTGCTCTTGAAATCCCTATGGGTTATGTTTACCTCGTACTCCCTGTTGCAGGAGCTTTAATTATTTACTTTAAAATTTTGGCCATCCTGGATGCCCGTAAAGCT
- a CDS encoding alpha-glucuronidase family glycosyl hydrolase, which yields MQYDKIEDSGTRKDYLKVLQNLKVFGDSPTLEVASGEISRAYMGLLQKDLRSLPDIRPNSVVLGTKEFLLKQEL from the coding sequence TTGCAGTATGATAAAATTGAAGATTCTGGAACCAGGAAAGACTATTTAAAGGTCCTGCAGAACTTAAAAGTTTTTGGTGACAGCCCAACTCTTGAAGTGGCATCCGGGGAGATAAGTAGAGCTTATATGGGTTTATTACAAAAGGACCTTAGATCCCTACCCGATATTAGGCCAAATTCTGTAGTACTGGGAACAAAAGAATTTCTACTTAAGCAGGAATTATAG